ccacttacattctttacatacttgcattaacaaacattAACACTTCCGCACTTAAAACTTATCTTTTAATAGCTAAAGATTTTGAAAAATTTTTAAGAaaccattaagtaactattcaccccctctagttacttacaatttgaATTGAACTAATTTTAAGATTTTAGTGTATTAGAAATTATGGTCTATTGTTTTGGTAGATTAAGAAgaaagagatgaagatgaagaatatAAAAAAGGAAAGAGAAAGTTTAGATGACAAAAATActctcacatgcatggcacatgactaaattaataaaaaaattaacggTGTCAGTGATTTGGATTTTTCGGTGATATGTGTGCAAACAACATTGACTATCTAGATAAAAATGATATTTTGACTATGCGtgaaatatatatacattatataaagcgcgTGTCAATAATCTTACGTGTCAACTTCTTATTAATTCTTGTCACATGTCAACTCCTCCTTTATTCCTGTCACGTGACAGTCTATCAGTTATTTCCATCTACTAACCGAATTATtaaatttcctaatttaatttaatatacagaTACATATCTCATtacttaaaatattatattatagcatattaatattatatattatattattattaataaaattgtttTAAATTGTCataaataatattgttttaaagaatacattgatttaatataaatattgatattgtttatatatataaatggtcaTATATTGAAAATCATTTATAGTGTTTTTTAttgtaataaaaattaaaatagatatttctttattaatattattatattatttatgaatgatattttaaataatataaaattaatttacaaTTTGCGTATAAATTTTAAAAACTACGTTAATATAatatttgtaaaatattatataaacacACGGGCTCAtgttgtcaattgaagttaaaatggttatttgataaTGTTTTCGTTTGAAATGACATAATGAGATTAATCTTTACTAAAAACATATACAATTagagatgtacataaaatattatttttaacgaTCTGTTTTAAAACAACGTTTTAAGGCTCAAATTTGATGTTTTATCGATTACCATTATCGTTAACTAATTTATACAAATGACGTGGAACGCACGGAttcataaaaattaaaaatttaaaaataaaatataaattaagggACTATATGTGTGATTTTGtctttaaaatttatatttatatacgagTATATAACCGGACAGGACACGTAAACATCTCGAGACCCAAAAACACCTACTCTCTCTTTTCTACTGCTCTACTAATTCAAACCTCAAATACTGATGTGCAGATCAGATCAGATCAGATCAGATGAAATTTCAGTTTCAATTTCATTAAACTTGCAAGTTCAGATTCAAATCAGCCACCAGTCCATGATTAACAAACCCTAGAAACATAGATCAATGCATCAGAAACCTAAATCAACAATTCTTAAACCCTAGCTTTATGGCGAAACAATCAACGACACTTTACTTCCAAAAGAAACGATGGCTGTTACTACTGTTAGCTCTGTTATCAATCTCAACTGCCATTGCGTTTATAATTCGGGCAGCATATGATTCTTCATGTGATCGTCAACATTTCGATGTCGGCAATAATCAAATTCAATCGACGGAGAAAACAACACCGGTTCAGATCGGAGTAACGAGTCCACTCAGTTTCATGAAATCGAAACTTGTGCTTCTTGTTTCACATGAATTGTCTCTTTCTGGTAATTTCAATTTTTCCGGTCAATCAGTGCagagtttatatataatattattctaatattattattaattattataaattataaataataactAGTGATGTGAACATGATACAATGAATGGATAGATACATACATTGTATGTATACAATATAATGTATAGAAGTATCATATACAGTATAATTAGAATAGATACGATGTATATACTATATACAGCATAATAATAGATACATTTGGAGCTGCTTAAGTTGCTAGTTATTGGTTCCATGTAAATCTGAGAGTAAGCACTCAGGCGCATAACTCGATTGATTTCGTTGGGAAGGACTTTTGCGAATAATGTGGATTGTAAATTTACATGATTTTTGATATATAcagtataattaataattaattaatagatAATAGATAGATACATTTGCTAATAAAGTTACTGATTGTTCTGACTGGTTTTTGTGTATATAGTATGTTCCACATTGTCCAATAGTTTGATTTGGAATGTTTAGATCTGTTTAAGTTGCTAGCAATTTGTTCCTTTGCAACTTTGGGGGCCAGACCTCAAGCACATAACTCAGTTAGTTTTTGGAAGTAGAGACTGCACAAAAACTGTCACATTTACTGGTATGGACTGAAACTCCCCTTACCGGGTCGTTGAGTTAGTACTGACAATGTCTTCCACTTATTGATCTTCGGGTAGTTTTTCCTGTTATCAATGTTTTTTGGAAACATGTGTAATGCTGTTGTATCATATGACAATATAAGGAGAAGTATTTTGCATGATACATATTGGTTATGAAAGTATAGTAACTATTATAGACAAACCTCTTCAGGGATGTTATTGAGAGGAAACAGGCCACTGTCTTCGAAGTTTGCTATTAGTAATTGACAATATATAGTGAAATCGTTTGGCCGCGTTTAGTTGAGGAAACAACTTTTGTTTTCCCGAGAAGTGCTCCTTAAAAGTTTCATATAAAACTGAAAATTAGAAAACTTCTTGGATTTTGTATATTGGAAAAGTTTCAAAGAAAACAAAAATCGTTGTTGTGCCTTCTATAACTATCAAATATTTAAGCACTTATTTTAATTGTTCATCACTTTCCTCCTTGAGAGAGACAACATTTCCTATACTTTAGAAAATAGATAATTTACTGTAATTGAACGTGCCATTGGCTTCTATGTATCTCGCGTCTGTAACTAAACACGCCATTTGGTTCTCTGTAACTCCTGTTGAGACATATTTGTGTTGTCCTCACTTTATTTTGTATGTTCAGGTGGTCCATTGCTTTTGATGGAACTAGCATTCTTATTGCGTGGTGTCGGTGCTGAAGTTTGTTGGATAACAAACCAAAAACCTTCCGGAACAGATGAGGTGATATATAATCTGGAAAACAAGATGTTAGACCGTGGAGTGCAGGTACATGCTCCATTCCTAAgtcttataaatattaatatcaaaatatcaaatttatataaataaaaaactaaCATTTTACATGTTTATAAATTTGCAATTCTGTTTCTCATTATGCTGTACTCGCTTGTCTCCTAATGTTATCAAGTATATTTTAGGTCTTTTCAGCTAAGGGACAAGAAGCTATTAATACAGCCCTAAAAGCCGATTTAGTAGTTTTAAACACCGCTGTTGCTGGAAAATGGCTTGATGCTGTTCTCAACAAAGACGTTCCTCGTGTACTGCCAAAAATACTATGGTGGATTCATGAAATGCGAGGCCATTATTTCAAGTTGGATTATGTGAAACACCTTCCGTTTGTTGCTGGCTCTATGATTGATTCTCATGTAACTGCTGAATATTGGGAGAACAGGACTCAAGAACGCTTAAAGTACGAATCTTTTTCCCTCTTACACAATAAAAAACTGTCTATTAGTAGTAGTTTGATCACTCATCataaaaagtaatttttttttttaatttgtagaATTAAGATGCCAAAGACCTACGTGGTTCACCTGGGTAACAGCAAGGAACTTATGGATGTTGCTGAAGATAATGTAGCCAAACGGGTTCTGAGAGAGCACGTTAGGGAGTCCCTTGGAGTAAGAAATGATGACATACTATTTGCTGCTATAAACAGTAAGACTTTCAAAATATCTGATAAAAGTAAAATTATAGGGTCGTTTAAGATAATGTATAAGTTGTTGGGATGAATTATAATGATGTGCAGGTGTTTCAAGGGGAAAAGGTCAAGACTTATTTCTACGTTCATTTTATGAAAGCTTACAATTGATTCAAGAGAAGAAGCTACAAGTGCCGTCAATACATGCAGTGATTGTAGGAAGTGATATGAGTGTCCAGACAAAATTTGAAACCGAACTTAGGGATTTTGTTGCACAAAAGAAAATTCAACATCGTGTTCACTTTGTGAATAAAACTCTTACTGTAGCCCCATATCTAGCAGCAATCGATGTTCTAGTCCAGAATTCTCAGGTACATAGATGTGTGTCATGTAGACTCTACGTTAATTTTCTATATATTAACATAAAATTCTGACTTGTATATATAAATTGATTACAAGTATTGCTACAAATATGTAAGCGTATGACTCTTTTTGTAGGGACGAGGAGAATGTTTTGGTAGGATAACAATCGAAGCTATGGCGTTTCAGCTTCCTGTATTGGTaaacatatttaatttttaattatgtgTTCATAATGAACGTAAAGCTTTTTAGAATATTAATTTTACGTTAACATTTTTAAATTGACAGGGAACATCAGCAGGAGGCACTGCCGAGATTGTGGTCAATGGGTCAACGGGTTTTTTGCATCCTGCAGGGAAAGAAGGGGTTAGCCCACTTGCTAGGAACATCGTGAAGCTTGCTACGCATGTCGAAAAGAGGCTAACAATGGGAAAAAGAGGGTACGAGAGGGTGAAACAAATGTTTTTAGAACGGCATATGGCAGATCGAATAGCTGCTGTTTTAAAGGACGTATTACGAAAGGCAAAGGGCCATCATTGATTTCGATTTCTCCTGAAAGGTAGTTTGTATATTGGACATTAGTATAGTTAACATGTCTGTTTAATGAGTTTTATGTTTGTTAGTCTGTAATGATAACTCGAAAGGACAACAATTTATAGTTGATTCATGTTTATTAAACTGTATTATTTTCGAGTTGACATTTGTTTAAATCTGTAACTAGTTTTcttttttaatataaaatattatgaATCAGAAAATCAAGCATCATATAACAGATTAACTATATGAAAAACACTACATGCTAATTATATCAAAGAAGCCTAATGCAGGTCATACTTGGGCACAAAAGCATAACAATGTGCTGCTCTAAATGCATAAGTATTGCGGCATATTTAATTCAAGATGCATTGCGTTGGGACGATTTGTACCAAGTGTATCTAGCCGGATCGATGGTAGGTGGTTTGGTGAACCAGGTGGTGTACAGGAACTGCTTGTTGGGACCCACATGGTTGCATATTTGCTTAAGTTTCTGTCTCTCCTTCATCCATTTCAATACAGTATTCATCTGTGTTTTGCTAGTCAAATCTTGCACACCAGCTTGCAGCTTGCTGCCAAATGTTTGTATACATGGGAAGCTTTTCAAACTAACTATCCATAATAGCAACACATATGTTCATGATAAACAGACAATAGTGAAGTTTACCAGAACACGTTCCCATGTCTGAGCAACACTGAGATGGCCATGTTCCTTTAGGACTTCAAAAAAACGGCTCTTGTGATGGTTTGATTTTGCTTGGGCCAAAACCTAGGGCTCTGATGCCTTAATTGCTGGTTTCGGTTTTGTACCAACGTACTTTACTGGTGGTAAACATGATTTATTTTTCTAGGATTTAATCTGCAATAAATGATTTGATAATTAAATATTCAGCCACGAATTACAGGAAAGATGCGAACTTTTTAATTTGGCATCTATGTAATGACGGTCAAGCATCAACTAGATGCAGCCTACAATGTACGATTCTTGTTCTTCATCAAAATCTTAGACCCGTTTGGTTCACGGAATTTCAAAGGAATTTGATAATTGGTATTGAATTTCTTAGACCACTCCGTTTGATTGACATATTTCGAAAAGAATTAAATTCCTTGGAATCTTAAGATTCTTCATCTATGGATTATATTCAAGATGTTGATGGAAGATCAAACATTCTCAAATATTTACGTTTATGATTTACATACATTTCGACTCACGTTTTCAACGCGCATTTCGACTCGCGTTTACGGCGCTCACTTTCGCCACTCGTTTTCGCAACACGTTTTCGCAGCGCGTTATCGATTCGCGTTTTGTAGCGCttcattcggttttcggttcgtgtTTTCTTTGTGCGTATTCGCAGCGCGTTTTCGCAACGTGTTTTCGATGTACGCTTTTGCAGTGCGTTTTTGTTTGGTGTCCTATTCTCGTATTCGGTTCGCGTTTGCCATGCTTTTTTATCTACTTTTCCAAAATCATCAGCAAACCAAAATCATCAAATGAAAAGCAAAACACAATTCTAAAGATTCAATAGATCTAAAAAAACACAATAGCCTTTTCACTTAATCACACAAATAATCCAGTTAAAATGTGCTTTCAATATCAGTTCAAAATTGGGTATGTTTAAATGAATATTAAACACCTTTATCGATTTTTGATTCCATTTAGTCAAGTATTCATGGACCAACACATTTTTATTCGAACAGCCGTTTGGGATTACTCAGAGGACTAGCCACCGACCCGATCATCTCTAGCAGTTGCATAAAACCAATACACTCACAAATACAAAAAGGATTAGTAGGATGATAACACGGGCCTAACAGTATCGAGGAGCCCCTTTGATCACGAGGTCATAGGTTCGAGTCCTATTTAGAACATTATTCGTGTAAAATTATATAAGGCACGTGAGTTTGACGTTCTAAAAAGGAAAGAAAAGATTCTACCTTGGTTTTCCGGATTGACCAGGGTTGCAGAACTCGAAAAAACTCACCGAGTACTTGGTTAAAAGTTCGGGCCGAGTACTCGGTTAAAACTCGGTCAACGAGGAACCCTCTGTCAACGAGGAACCTCTGTCAATGGAGAATAGTCGACCAAAACTCACTCAAAATTTGTCAAAGTCAAACTTGTGATTTGCATATGTATGCCTTATTAAATTAATGAAATTAAGCTTCAAACTTGTGATTGACCTATTTCTTGTTGAATAaataagcttttttttttttttttttttttttttttttttttttagcggcAAATAAAATTAAGCTAATACAAGTTTGAAATAAGTGCGTCACCTTAACTTTTCATTACATTTTTTATCACTGCTACAAACTACCAACCACTTTATTATTCAAGGGGCATTTTCGAAGCGTCATGTCTCAACGGCAAGCGTCTGATGAGAACCCGAGAATATCGAATTCTAGTCAGTGGAGATTTAAAGGAATTTTATCTCAACTTTAAAACTAGAAAAATGATCAAAATCCGAAGCGGATAATACTTTCTTGTTGCCTGCCAAGGCAAATATTGATCAAATTCACAATACACTATTAAACAACTCAAGGGACTAAATTTGATTGAAAGCTCTGTTGTTTAGAAGTTTTCTTTTTTGAAAAAATTAATGAATAGCATTAGAATTATAAGAGGTCTCACATTCATACCTTATCCTGGAGTGGCTAAGAAAAATGTAGAAAACAACCCTAGATAAAATCTAGTTAAGCCGCATACATATAAACATGAGAAACATGAGGTGGGATTATTGCTTTAACTTATTCATTTTGTTTTGTTTTTGAGGACCTAAAGACATGCTTTTAATGCAAGTCTCAACTATATGCTATACATGATATCTTTGATCTAGAcacaaacaactttatgtacttATTTCTGTTATCTTTAACTGAACATCTTCATCACATGATTTGTATGAAACAAGATatcttattgtttttttttttttttttttttttgaaaagcaagcaaatattttattgtatattatgcaaACCAACCAATTTTTGTTCTCCGATACTCTTTTTTAAAATCAAAACCTATAAACTATCTCACCTATCATGTATAACCACACATACTATATAATGCAGTTATAATACTTACATTATACATAAAATCACTTTTAGTTTAACTGCAAATAACTCCAGAATTCTAACCATCTATGCATGTAGGAGGGGAGAAGTCTGTCATTACTCGAATGATTCAAATTTTAccaatatataaatgtataaaaataaaaatataatattatcaaTGCACGAAAAGTGGTTGAAACGAGATATTGACATGAAAGAAGAGATTGTTAGGTTAGTCAAGGAGACTGCCTGATAACCGACTAAACAAGGGTCTCAAATCTTCATCTATGAAGTCCGGACCCTTTGAAAAGAAGAAACAGGCAAGTCATCCTTGGCTACCAAACAAACCTCTTTATTGTTctcttaccatatatatatattcaagcaCTCAATTTCTAGTTGAGAAATGTTAGAATGGCAATATCTAATGGTTTAAGCATATATTTATAGCCAACaaggcaaatatatatatatatatatatatatatatatatatatatatatatatatatatatatatatatatatagagagagagagagagagagagagagagggggggaGGGGATCCAGTGAGaatttttttagtgtgagaactctaggaacttcaaaaacactccaaatacactgaaattcgagcaaaaaaggtgcacgggcgagcaaaaaaaagaaattcgaggaaaaatcaaaaacacggacgaacaaaaaatttCATAGTCGAGCAAATTTTATGCTTTTTTTATTCGAatttcaaaatgtagaacacatttttgttcgaatatcagcattttttgttcgactacccgtgtgttctacatttgtttgttcgactatcaaaaatgtagaacacaaaattgttcgcccgcctttttttgttcgaatatcactttttttgttcgcccttgtcccattttttgctcgaattgcttttttttgttcgcccgtgtcccatttttgctcgaatttcccttttttttgctcgaatttcccttttttgctcgaatttcagtgtatttttgagttctcagggttctcacacaaaaaagttctaatttgatccctctactatatatatatatatatatatatatatatatatatatatatatatatatatatatatatatatatatatatatatatatatatatatatatatatatatatatatatattggactgatccaTGGCTAAGCAAATTTTGGGGTATAAACTGGATAAGGAAATGTGGACCATAAATGATCATTCATCAGTGATGATTTAATCATTCATCGTCgtctgatgaatgataaattatcATTCATCACTGGATGATgaatgtgtagcgaccccgacaaatcgtcaagtgacggcgtcgactacgtaggtcccattacctggtcataagtctttaaaacagacgtttgacccaaaatatgtcgcatccattcaagtgtaaagattatttcaaagtttacaaagataattgaccacaagttaagttacaacattataagtacaaatgaaaactatgcgacacagtttaaataagttcaaaagatgctccaaaatgcatgtatactcgacatccaagcaagtatcaaaagagtgcggaagcatgta
This genomic window from Rutidosis leptorrhynchoides isolate AG116_Rl617_1_P2 chromosome 2, CSIRO_AGI_Rlap_v1, whole genome shotgun sequence contains:
- the LOC139892198 gene encoding uncharacterized protein, giving the protein MAKQSTTLYFQKKRWLLLLLALLSISTAIAFIIRAAYDSSCDRQHFDVGNNQIQSTEKTTPVQIGVTSPLSFMKSKLVLLVSHELSLSGGPLLLMELAFLLRGVGAEVCWITNQKPSGTDEVIYNLENKMLDRGVQVFSAKGQEAINTALKADLVVLNTAVAGKWLDAVLNKDVPRVLPKILWWIHEMRGHYFKLDYVKHLPFVAGSMIDSHVTAEYWENRTQERLKIKMPKTYVVHLGNSKELMDVAEDNVAKRVLREHVRESLGVRNDDILFAAINSVSRGKGQDLFLRSFYESLQLIQEKKLQVPSIHAVIVGSDMSVQTKFETELRDFVAQKKIQHRVHFVNKTLTVAPYLAAIDVLVQNSQGRGECFGRITIEAMAFQLPVLGTSAGGTAEIVVNGSTGFLHPAGKEGVSPLARNIVKLATHVEKRLTMGKRGYERVKQMFLERHMADRIAAVLKDVLRKAKGHH